In Populus alba chromosome 1, ASM523922v2, whole genome shotgun sequence, a single window of DNA contains:
- the LOC118039070 gene encoding protein SUPPRESSOR OF FRI 4 isoform X2: MGKKKKRVSSKVWCYYCDREFDDEKILVQHQKAKHFKCHVCHKKLSTAGGMAIHVLQVHKESVTKVPNAKPGRESTDIEIYGMQGIPPDVLASHYGDDDETPSKAAKVDLPSAQLIGGMMPGPLSTGYPPQPLGARQPMYNSAVPVPPAGWPVPPRPQPWFPTHPAVSISPSAPIAYAQQPLFPVQNMRPPVPSTTSIALPPSQAPPPGLPSSTPPVSQPLFPVVNNNLPQSSPFSAPLPPTSISSSSPGEVKGSVNVHSGVHSSMTTGYLPAGTLGNTHSYASGPNTGGPSIGPPPVIANKAPATQTAVNEVYLVWDDEAMSMEERRMSIPKYQVHDETSQVSYDYLFSIWSWFAHLTRWVGFMLFVFRYSFYAFLPI, translated from the exons atgggaaagaagaagaagagagtatCGTCAAAAGTTTGGTGCTATTACTGCGATAGGGAATTCGATGACGAGAAGATTCTAGTACAGCACCAAAAAGCGAAGCACTTTAAGTGCCATGTCTGCCACAAAAAGCTATCCACTGCTGGTGGCATGGCCATTCACGTTCTCCAGGTCCACAAAGAGTCCGTCACCAA GGTTCCCAATGCAAAACCTGGAAGAGAATCAACTGATATTGAAATATATGGAATGCAAGGAATCCCACCTGATGTCTTGGCGTCTCACTATGGAGATGACG ATGAGACTCCATCAAAAGCTGCTAAAGTGGATCTTCCATCAGCTCAGCTTATTGGTGGTATGATGCCAGGACCATTGAGCACTGGATATCCTCCACAACCTCTCGGTGCAAGGCAGCCaat GTATAATTCTGCTGTTCCAGTTCCTCCTGCTGGTTGGCCAGTTCCTCCCCGTCCACAGCCTTGGTTCCCCACGCATCCTGCTGTTTCAATCTCTCCTTCTGCCCCAATTGCATATGCCCAGCAGCCACTGTTTCCTGTGCAAAATATGAGGCCTCCTGTGCCATCAACTACATCAATTGCACTCCCACCTTCACAAGCACCTCCTCCTGGGCTGCCCTCATCCACACCACCTGTATCACAACCATTGTTCCCTGTTGTCAACAATAATTTGCCTCAAAGTTCACCATTTTCTGCTCCTTTGCCTCCAACAAGTATTTCATCAAGCTCTCCTGGAGAAGTTAAAGGTTCAGTGAATGTGCATTCGGGAGTCCATAGTTCCATGACAACTGGCTACCTTCCAG CTGGGACATTAGGCAACACACATTCTTATGCCTCTGGTCCAAATACCGGCGGCCCTTCTATTGGACCGCCCCCTGTAATTGCAAACAAGGCTCCTGCCACGCAGACAGCTGTTAACGAAGTCTATCTAGTTTGGGATGATGAGGCAATGTCCATG GAGGAAAGAAGAATGTCCATACCAAAGTATCAGGTGCATGATGAAACTAGCCAGGTAAGTTATGACTACCTCTTTAGTATTTGGAGTTGGTTTGCACATCTAACCAGATGGGTAGGCTTTATGCTTTTTGTTTTCAGATACagtttttatgcatttttaccTATTTAG
- the LOC118039070 gene encoding protein SUPPRESSOR OF FRI 4 isoform X1 — MGKKKKRVSSKVWCYYCDREFDDEKILVQHQKAKHFKCHVCHKKLSTAGGMAIHVLQVHKESVTKVPNAKPGRESTDIEIYGMQGIPPDVLASHYGDDEDETPSKAAKVDLPSAQLIGGMMPGPLSTGYPPQPLGARQPMYNSAVPVPPAGWPVPPRPQPWFPTHPAVSISPSAPIAYAQQPLFPVQNMRPPVPSTTSIALPPSQAPPPGLPSSTPPVSQPLFPVVNNNLPQSSPFSAPLPPTSISSSSPGEVKGSVNVHSGVHSSMTTGYLPAGTLGNTHSYASGPNTGGPSIGPPPVIANKAPATQTAVNEVYLVWDDEAMSMEERRMSIPKYQVHDETSQVSYDYLFSIWSWFAHLTRWVGFMLFVFRYSFYAFLPI, encoded by the exons atgggaaagaagaagaagagagtatCGTCAAAAGTTTGGTGCTATTACTGCGATAGGGAATTCGATGACGAGAAGATTCTAGTACAGCACCAAAAAGCGAAGCACTTTAAGTGCCATGTCTGCCACAAAAAGCTATCCACTGCTGGTGGCATGGCCATTCACGTTCTCCAGGTCCACAAAGAGTCCGTCACCAA GGTTCCCAATGCAAAACCTGGAAGAGAATCAACTGATATTGAAATATATGGAATGCAAGGAATCCCACCTGATGTCTTGGCGTCTCACTATGGAGATGACG aAGATGAGACTCCATCAAAAGCTGCTAAAGTGGATCTTCCATCAGCTCAGCTTATTGGTGGTATGATGCCAGGACCATTGAGCACTGGATATCCTCCACAACCTCTCGGTGCAAGGCAGCCaat GTATAATTCTGCTGTTCCAGTTCCTCCTGCTGGTTGGCCAGTTCCTCCCCGTCCACAGCCTTGGTTCCCCACGCATCCTGCTGTTTCAATCTCTCCTTCTGCCCCAATTGCATATGCCCAGCAGCCACTGTTTCCTGTGCAAAATATGAGGCCTCCTGTGCCATCAACTACATCAATTGCACTCCCACCTTCACAAGCACCTCCTCCTGGGCTGCCCTCATCCACACCACCTGTATCACAACCATTGTTCCCTGTTGTCAACAATAATTTGCCTCAAAGTTCACCATTTTCTGCTCCTTTGCCTCCAACAAGTATTTCATCAAGCTCTCCTGGAGAAGTTAAAGGTTCAGTGAATGTGCATTCGGGAGTCCATAGTTCCATGACAACTGGCTACCTTCCAG CTGGGACATTAGGCAACACACATTCTTATGCCTCTGGTCCAAATACCGGCGGCCCTTCTATTGGACCGCCCCCTGTAATTGCAAACAAGGCTCCTGCCACGCAGACAGCTGTTAACGAAGTCTATCTAGTTTGGGATGATGAGGCAATGTCCATG GAGGAAAGAAGAATGTCCATACCAAAGTATCAGGTGCATGATGAAACTAGCCAGGTAAGTTATGACTACCTCTTTAGTATTTGGAGTTGGTTTGCACATCTAACCAGATGGGTAGGCTTTATGCTTTTTGTTTTCAGATACagtttttatgcatttttaccTATTTAG
- the LOC118039070 gene encoding protein SUPPRESSOR OF FRI 4 isoform X3 has translation MGKKKKRVSSKVWCYYCDREFDDEKILVQHQKAKHFKCHVCHKKLSTAGGMAIHVLQVHKESVTKVPNAKPGRESTDIEIYGMQGIPPDVLASHYGDDEDETPSKAAKVDLPSAQLIGGMMPGPLSTGYPPQPLGARQPMYNSAVPVPPAGWPVPPRPQPWFPTHPAVSISPSAPIAYAQQPLFPVQNMRPPVPSTTSIALPPSQAPPPGLPSSTPPVSQPLFPVVNNNLPQSSPFSAPLPPTSISSSSPGEVKGSVNVHSGVHSSMTTGYLPAGTLGNTHSYASGPNTGGPSIGPPPVIANKAPATQTAVNEVYLVWDDEAMSMEERRMSIPKYQVHDETSQMSSVDAAIDKRILESRLAGRMAF, from the exons atgggaaagaagaagaagagagtatCGTCAAAAGTTTGGTGCTATTACTGCGATAGGGAATTCGATGACGAGAAGATTCTAGTACAGCACCAAAAAGCGAAGCACTTTAAGTGCCATGTCTGCCACAAAAAGCTATCCACTGCTGGTGGCATGGCCATTCACGTTCTCCAGGTCCACAAAGAGTCCGTCACCAA GGTTCCCAATGCAAAACCTGGAAGAGAATCAACTGATATTGAAATATATGGAATGCAAGGAATCCCACCTGATGTCTTGGCGTCTCACTATGGAGATGACG aAGATGAGACTCCATCAAAAGCTGCTAAAGTGGATCTTCCATCAGCTCAGCTTATTGGTGGTATGATGCCAGGACCATTGAGCACTGGATATCCTCCACAACCTCTCGGTGCAAGGCAGCCaat GTATAATTCTGCTGTTCCAGTTCCTCCTGCTGGTTGGCCAGTTCCTCCCCGTCCACAGCCTTGGTTCCCCACGCATCCTGCTGTTTCAATCTCTCCTTCTGCCCCAATTGCATATGCCCAGCAGCCACTGTTTCCTGTGCAAAATATGAGGCCTCCTGTGCCATCAACTACATCAATTGCACTCCCACCTTCACAAGCACCTCCTCCTGGGCTGCCCTCATCCACACCACCTGTATCACAACCATTGTTCCCTGTTGTCAACAATAATTTGCCTCAAAGTTCACCATTTTCTGCTCCTTTGCCTCCAACAAGTATTTCATCAAGCTCTCCTGGAGAAGTTAAAGGTTCAGTGAATGTGCATTCGGGAGTCCATAGTTCCATGACAACTGGCTACCTTCCAG CTGGGACATTAGGCAACACACATTCTTATGCCTCTGGTCCAAATACCGGCGGCCCTTCTATTGGACCGCCCCCTGTAATTGCAAACAAGGCTCCTGCCACGCAGACAGCTGTTAACGAAGTCTATCTAGTTTGGGATGATGAGGCAATGTCCATG GAGGAAAGAAGAATGTCCATACCAAAGTATCAGGTGCATGATGAAACTAGCCAG ATGAGCTCAGTTGATGCAGCTATTGACAAAAGGATATTGGAAAGCAGGCTTGCTGGTCGAATGGCATTTTAG
- the LOC118039071 gene encoding GTP-binding protein ERG translates to MKSLRALRIASTLASKPPPFLYTNQNLLSHFFSAQPDQNESENDNSDSVFDSTHYTIDSSFNNNSNTTSASHKEPTWDERYRERVDKLVFKKETQKGKLQILEEQEEQVEEQRRRLLAKALLEAALERPDEEEGEEVREEDQKSLSVGIIGAPNAGKSALTNFMVGTKVAAVSRKTNTTTHEVLGVMTDGDTQICFFDTPGLMVNNRGYPYKDMKTRVESAWSSVDLYDVLMVIFDVHRHLTRPDSRVVGLIKCMGAQANPKQKRVLCMNKIDLVEKKKDLLKVVEEFKDLPGYDRHFMISGLKGSGVKHLNQYLMEQAVKRPWDEDPLSMSEEVMKNISLEVVRERLLDHVHQEIPYGIDHRLMDWKELRDGSLRIEHHFITPKLSQRKILVGKKGSKIGRIGVEANEELRSIFKREVHLILQVRIK, encoded by the exons ATGAAATCATTGAGAGCACTGAGAATCGCCAGCACCCTTGCTTCAAAGCCACCTCCCTTTCTCTACACCAACCAAAACCTCCTCTCTCATTTCTTCTCAGCCCAACCTGACCAAAACGAGAGTGAAAATGACAATAGTGACTCTGTCTTTGACAGCACCCACTACACAATTGATTCTTCTTTTAACAATAACAGCAACACAACTAGCGCCTCTCATAAGGAACCCACCTGGGATGAGAGATACAGAGAGAGAGttgataaattagtttttaaaaaagaaacccaaaaaGGGAAACTGCAAATTTTGGAGGAACAAGAAGAGCAGGTGGAGGAGCAAAGGAGGAGACTTTTGGCTAAAGCTTTGCTGGAGGCAGCATTAGAGAGGCCTGACGAGGAGGAGGGTGAGGAGGTCAGAGAGGAAGATCAGAAGTCGCTTTCGGTTGGGATTATTGGTGCTCCAAATGCTGGGAAGTCTGCCTTGACTAATTTCATG GTTGGGACAAAGGTTGCTGCTGTGTCACGGAAGACAAATACCACAACTCATGAAGTGTTGGGAGTGATGACAGATGGAGACACTCAAATA TGTTTCTTTGACACCCCTGGACTCATGGTAAATAACCGTGGTTATCCTTACAAAGACATGAAGACACGTGTTGAAAGTGCATGGAGTTCAGTTGATTTATATGATGTGCTTATGGTTATTTTTGATGTCCATAGGCATCTTACCAG ACCTGATTCAAGAGTGGTTGGATTGATAAAATGCATGGGAGCACAagcaaacccaaaacaaaagcGGGTGTTGTGTATGAATAAGATTGACCTtgttgagaaaaagaaagacttattgaaGGTTGTTGAGGAATTCAAAGATCTTCCTGGATATGATAG GCACTTCATGATCTCAGGACTGAAGGGCTCTGGAGTAAAACATCTTAATCAATATTTGATGGAGCAG GCAGTCAAAAGACCATGGGATGAAGATCCACTATCTATGAGTGAAGAAGTCATGAAGAATATTTCATTAGAAGTTGTTCGGGAAAGGTTATTAGACCATGTTCATCAG GAAATCCCTTATGGCATTGATCATCGGTTGATGGATTGGAAAGAATTAAGAGATGGTTCTCTGAGGATTGAACATCACTTCATCACTCCTAAACTAAGCCAGCGAAAGATTCTTGTGGGGAAGAAGggatcaaaaattgg GAGGATCGGTGTTGAAGCTAATGAAGAGCTGAGGTCCATATTCAAGAGGGAAGTGCACCTCATCCTCCAGGTTCGAATTAAATGA
- the LOC118039072 gene encoding protein UNUSUAL FLORAL ORGANS, with translation MEGAFSNSMPSHFSYTFTPGTSSAYVTDTVTNTWMDTRIWSKLPQSLIDRVIAFLPPPAFFRARCVCKRWYSLLFSNNFLELYIQISPRRHWFLFFKHKSLKSYICGNNSSTTPGSGGQTSTTNIFEGYLFDPYDIAWYRISFPLVPSGFSPAAASGGLICWVSDEAGAKSIILCNPLIGSLSQLPPTLRPRLFPSTGLKVGPSSIDVAVAGDDLISPYAVKNLSTESFHIDAGGFYSLWGTTSSLPRLCSLESGQMVCVDDRFYCMNYNPFSVLAYEIAANSWCKIQAPMRRFLRSPSLVESMEKLVLVAAVEKSKLNVPKSLRLWSLQACGTTWVEIERMPQQLYQQFEELEAGHGFDCVGHGEFIAIIIRGSDKALLFDILRKAWQWIPPCPYINHGCGGDDELHGFAYEPTVTTPVTGLLDQLTIPFQSFSGLIG, from the coding sequence ATGGAAGGTGCTTTCAGCAATTCCATGCCCTCACACTTCTCCTACACTTTCACCCCTGGGACTAGTAGTGCTTATGTTACAGATACTGTCACCAATACTTGGATGGACACCAGGATATGGAGTAAGCTCCCGCAATCGCTGATTGATCGTGTAATCGCCTTTCTTCCACCTCCAGCCTTTTTTAGAGCTCGTTGTGTCTGCAAGAGATGGTATAGTCTCTTGTTCTCCAACAATTTTCTTGAACTCTATATCCAAATATCCCCACGCCGCCATTGGTTCTTATTCTTCAAGCACAAAAGCCTAAAAAGCTACATCTGTGGAAACAACAGTAGCACCACTCCTGGCAGTGGCGGCCAAACTAGTACAACCAATATATTTGAAGGGTACCTCTTTGATCCTTACGATATTGCATGGTATAGAATTTCTTTTCCCTTGGTTCCATCTGGGTTCTCGCCTGCTGCTGCTTCTGGTGGCTTAATATGTTGGGTCTCAGATGAGGCTGGTGCAAAGAGTATCATTTTATGCAACCCACTTATTGGCTCTCTATCTCAGTTGCCGCCAACGTTAAGACCACGTCTCTTTCCTTCAACTGGCTTAAAAGTTGGGCCATCCTCAATTGATGTGGCTGTTGCAGGTGATGACTTGATTTCTCCATATGCAGTCAAGAATTTATCCACTGAAAGTTTTCATATTGATGCTGGTGGGTTTTACTCTTTATGGGGTACTACTTCTTCTCTTCCAAGGCTTTGTAGCCTTGAATCAGGTCAAATGGTTTGTGTTGATGACAGATTTTACTGCATGAATTACAATCCATTTAGCGTTTTGGCTTATGAAATAGCAGCAAACAGTTGGTGCAAGATTCAAGCTCCAATGAGGAGATTTCTGCGCTCGCCAAGCTTGGTTGAGAGCATGGAAAAACTCGTTCTTGTTGCAGCAGTGGAGAAGAGCAAGCTCAACGTGCCAAAGAGCTTGAGACTTTGGAGCTTGCAAGCTTGTGGAACAACATGGGTAGAGATTGAAAGGATGCCCCAGCAACTTTACCAACAATTTGAGGAGCTGGAAGCTGGTCACGGGTTTGATTGTGTTGGACATGGTGAGTTTATTGCTATCATTATCAGAGGATCGGACAAGGCTTTGCTGTTCGATATCTTAAGGAAGGCGTGGCAGTGGATTCCTCCATGTCCTTACATAAATCACGGATGTGGAGGTGATGATGAATTGCATGGTTTTGCTTATGAGCCTACAGTCACTACTCCAGTTACAGGCCTCCTTGATCAGCTCACAATCCCATTTCAGTCATTCAGTGGGTTAATTGGCTAG